Proteins encoded together in one Altererythrobacter epoxidivorans window:
- the smpB gene encoding SsrA-binding protein SmpB, which produces MARPKPETFDKQKIVAENRRARFDYAIDEKFEAGLALHGTEVKALRAGEATIADSYAEVRDGEVWLINANIPEYSHGNRLNHEPKRPRKLLLSSREINKLFGAVERKGMTLIPLSIYFNRTGRAKVELALAKGKQAHDKRQSIKERDWKRDKARLMRDRG; this is translated from the coding sequence ATGGCAAGGCCCAAACCAGAAACTTTCGACAAGCAGAAGATCGTCGCCGAGAACCGGCGGGCGAGGTTTGACTATGCCATCGACGAAAAGTTCGAGGCCGGGCTCGCCCTGCATGGCACCGAGGTGAAGGCCTTGCGCGCTGGCGAAGCGACCATTGCGGACAGCTATGCCGAGGTTCGCGATGGCGAGGTCTGGCTCATCAATGCGAACATCCCTGAATATTCGCATGGCAACCGCCTCAATCACGAGCCGAAACGCCCTCGCAAGCTGCTCTTGAGCTCGCGCGAGATCAACAAGCTGTTCGGCGCCGTCGAGCGCAAGGGCATGACCCTGATCCCGCTGTCGATCTATTTCAACCGGACTGGCCGGGCGAAGGTGGAACTGGCACTGGCAAAGGGCAAGCAGGCACATGACAAGCGCCAGTCGATCAAGGAACGCGACTGGAAGCGCGACAAGGCGCGCCTGATGCGCGACCGGGGCTGA